A window from Theobroma cacao cultivar B97-61/B2 chromosome 3, Criollo_cocoa_genome_V2, whole genome shotgun sequence encodes these proteins:
- the LOC18604971 gene encoding probable serine/threonine-protein kinase WNK2 isoform X2 — protein sequence MIPMLSSWRLILRAVMVGYRKKHKHVDLRALKKWSRQILEGLLYLHSHDPPVIHRDLKCDNIFVNGNQGEVKIGDLGLAAILCQARSAHSVIGTPEFMAPELYEEEYNELVDIYAFGMCLLELVTFEYPYVECANAAQIFKKVTSGIKPASLAKVTDPGVKLFIEKCIAKVSERLPAKELLGDPFLQSDEENGSVGCSLRPKAHTSDCSSDPTDFRRSTKDLQSEASVDVKVQGQRKDLNTIFLKLRIADSTGHIRNIHFPFDIEADTPTAVASEMVEELDLTDQDVATISEMIGTEIRSHIPDWTVRETPRDNFVEVANSGDYISENKGDGSPLAYEPTSSPGSLSLERLPSGRRYWSDSPKAAAGGISPAGTGLSNLASPVDFVRFADSFSEHDEQSHDIYESEGNIKSGTSLKQLENEYTHHNGRDDGQGKDGNRPADMPLSASGGNMHDGSATCSSREKCNLSKDTESGVKVIFERLELLLVKQQMEIDELKKKHKLAISDLLKEISPEIREKVLDMCKMKIPDYNIQNETIC from the exons ATGATTCCGATGCTGAGTTCGTGGAGATTGATCCTACGGGCCGTTATGGTCGG GTACCGAAAGAAGCATAAGCATGTTGATTTGAGGGCATTGAAGAAATGGTCGAGGCAGATCTTGGAGGGTCTTCTGTATCTTCATAGTCACGACCCCCCAGTGATTCACAGGGATCTGAAATGTGATAACATCTTTGTCAATGGCAACCAAGGTGAGGTTAAGATTGGGGATCTAGGGTTGGCCGCTATTCTTTGCCAGGCTCGTTCAGCACATAGTGTTATTG GTACACCAGAGTTTATGGCACCAGAACTCTATGAGGAGGAGTACAATGAGCTtgtagatatttatgctttcGGCATGTGTTTGCTGGAATTAGTGACCTTTGAGTACCCATATGTTGAATGTGCCAATGCAGCTCAAATATTCAAGAAAGTGACCTCA GGAATAAAGCCAGCGTCATTGGCAAAAGTGACCGACCCTGGAGTCAAGttatttatagaaaaatgtaTTGCTAAAGTCTCTGAACGGTTGCCTGCAAAGGAACTTCTAGGGGATCCATTTCTCCAATCAGATGAGGAAAATGGCAGTGTAGGTTGTTCTTTACGACCTAAAGCCCACACTTCAG ATTGTAGTTCTGATCCGACTGATTTCAGGAGAAGTACCAAGGATCTTCAATCTGAGGCCAGCGTAGATGTCAAAGTGCAAGGTCAGAGAAAAGACCTGAACACAATATTCCTGAAACTAAGGATAGCAGATTCCACag GTCATATTCGCAACATCCACTTCCCATTTGATATTGAAGCAGATACACCAACTGCTGTTGCTAGTGAAATGGTTGAGGAGTTGGACCTAACAGATCAAGATGTTGCAACAATTTCTGAAATGATTGGGACTGAAATCCGGTCCCATATTCCTGATTGGACTGTGAGAGAAACTCCAAGAGATAATTTTGTAGAAGTTGCAAATTCTGGTGACTATATCTCTGAAAATAAGGGTGATGGCTCTCCACTGGCTTATGAGCCAACCTCATCTCCAGGCAGTCTTTCTCTGGAGAGATTGCCATCAGGTCGAAGATACTGGTCTGACTCACCCAAGGCGGCTGCTGGTGGAATCTCTCCTGCCGGGACTGGCCTTTCAAACTTGGCTTCTCCAGTGGATTTTGTAAGGTTTGCAGATAGCTTTTCTGAACATGATGAACAATCTCATGATATTTATGAAAGTGAAGGTAACATAAAAAGTGGTACTTCACTTAAACAACTGGAGAATGAGTACACACATCACAATGGAAGAGATGATGGTCAGGGGAAAGATGGAAACAGACCTGCTGACATGCCATTGAGCGCGTCAGGGGGAAATATGCATGATGGTAGTGCAACATGTTCGTCAAGAGAGAAATGTAATCTATCAAAGGATACTGAATCAGGAGTGAAGGTAATATTCGAGAGACTTGAGCTTCTATTGGTAAAGCAGCAAATGGAGATAGATGAGCTAAAGAAGAAGCATAAATTAGCCATATCAGACCTTCTGAAGGAAATTTCTCCAGAAATCCGTGAAAAGGTTTTGGATATGTGTAAGATGAAGATCCCTGACtataatattcaaaatgagaCAATCTGCTAA
- the LOC18604971 gene encoding probable serine/threonine-protein kinase WNK3 isoform X1, translating to MPQDSTSEQEQDDSDAEFVEIDPTGRYGRYKGVLGRGAFKKVYRAFDELEGIEVAWNQVKVTDLLRNSEDLERLYSEVHLLKTLKHKNIIKFYNSWIDTKNENINFITEIFTSGTLRQYRKKHKHVDLRALKKWSRQILEGLLYLHSHDPPVIHRDLKCDNIFVNGNQGEVKIGDLGLAAILCQARSAHSVIGTPEFMAPELYEEEYNELVDIYAFGMCLLELVTFEYPYVECANAAQIFKKVTSGIKPASLAKVTDPGVKLFIEKCIAKVSERLPAKELLGDPFLQSDEENGSVGCSLRPKAHTSDCSSDPTDFRRSTKDLQSEASVDVKVQGQRKDLNTIFLKLRIADSTGHIRNIHFPFDIEADTPTAVASEMVEELDLTDQDVATISEMIGTEIRSHIPDWTVRETPRDNFVEVANSGDYISENKGDGSPLAYEPTSSPGSLSLERLPSGRRYWSDSPKAAAGGISPAGTGLSNLASPVDFVRFADSFSEHDEQSHDIYESEGNIKSGTSLKQLENEYTHHNGRDDGQGKDGNRPADMPLSASGGNMHDGSATCSSREKCNLSKDTESGVKVIFERLELLLVKQQMEIDELKKKHKLAISDLLKEISPEIREKVLDMCKMKIPDYNIQNETIC from the exons ATGCCGCAGGATTCAACGTCCGAACAAGAGCAAGATGATTCCGATGCTGAGTTCGTGGAGATTGATCCTACGGGCCGTTATGGTCGG TACAAGGGGGTATTAGGAAGAGGGGCTTTCAAGAAAGT ATACAGAGCATTTGATGAACTGGAAGGTATAGAAGTAGCATGGAACCAGGTTAAGGTCACAGATCTATTGCGTAATTCTGAGGATTTGGAGCGTCTTTACTCAGAAGTTCATTTGCTTAAAACTTTGAAgcacaaaaatataattaaattttacaattcGTGGATCGATACCAAAAATGAGAATATCAACTTCATCACTGAGATTTTCACTTCAGGAACATTGCGACA GTACCGAAAGAAGCATAAGCATGTTGATTTGAGGGCATTGAAGAAATGGTCGAGGCAGATCTTGGAGGGTCTTCTGTATCTTCATAGTCACGACCCCCCAGTGATTCACAGGGATCTGAAATGTGATAACATCTTTGTCAATGGCAACCAAGGTGAGGTTAAGATTGGGGATCTAGGGTTGGCCGCTATTCTTTGCCAGGCTCGTTCAGCACATAGTGTTATTG GTACACCAGAGTTTATGGCACCAGAACTCTATGAGGAGGAGTACAATGAGCTtgtagatatttatgctttcGGCATGTGTTTGCTGGAATTAGTGACCTTTGAGTACCCATATGTTGAATGTGCCAATGCAGCTCAAATATTCAAGAAAGTGACCTCA GGAATAAAGCCAGCGTCATTGGCAAAAGTGACCGACCCTGGAGTCAAGttatttatagaaaaatgtaTTGCTAAAGTCTCTGAACGGTTGCCTGCAAAGGAACTTCTAGGGGATCCATTTCTCCAATCAGATGAGGAAAATGGCAGTGTAGGTTGTTCTTTACGACCTAAAGCCCACACTTCAG ATTGTAGTTCTGATCCGACTGATTTCAGGAGAAGTACCAAGGATCTTCAATCTGAGGCCAGCGTAGATGTCAAAGTGCAAGGTCAGAGAAAAGACCTGAACACAATATTCCTGAAACTAAGGATAGCAGATTCCACag GTCATATTCGCAACATCCACTTCCCATTTGATATTGAAGCAGATACACCAACTGCTGTTGCTAGTGAAATGGTTGAGGAGTTGGACCTAACAGATCAAGATGTTGCAACAATTTCTGAAATGATTGGGACTGAAATCCGGTCCCATATTCCTGATTGGACTGTGAGAGAAACTCCAAGAGATAATTTTGTAGAAGTTGCAAATTCTGGTGACTATATCTCTGAAAATAAGGGTGATGGCTCTCCACTGGCTTATGAGCCAACCTCATCTCCAGGCAGTCTTTCTCTGGAGAGATTGCCATCAGGTCGAAGATACTGGTCTGACTCACCCAAGGCGGCTGCTGGTGGAATCTCTCCTGCCGGGACTGGCCTTTCAAACTTGGCTTCTCCAGTGGATTTTGTAAGGTTTGCAGATAGCTTTTCTGAACATGATGAACAATCTCATGATATTTATGAAAGTGAAGGTAACATAAAAAGTGGTACTTCACTTAAACAACTGGAGAATGAGTACACACATCACAATGGAAGAGATGATGGTCAGGGGAAAGATGGAAACAGACCTGCTGACATGCCATTGAGCGCGTCAGGGGGAAATATGCATGATGGTAGTGCAACATGTTCGTCAAGAGAGAAATGTAATCTATCAAAGGATACTGAATCAGGAGTGAAGGTAATATTCGAGAGACTTGAGCTTCTATTGGTAAAGCAGCAAATGGAGATAGATGAGCTAAAGAAGAAGCATAAATTAGCCATATCAGACCTTCTGAAGGAAATTTCTCCAGAAATCCGTGAAAAGGTTTTGGATATGTGTAAGATGAAGATCCCTGACtataatattcaaaatgagaCAATCTGCTAA